A window of the Streptomyces sp. NBC_00454 genome harbors these coding sequences:
- a CDS encoding AraC family transcriptional regulator yields MGTGTGAAEGAAAEGGREWARHWQYAQLPGLDLLRAHYVRHTFPRHAHDGYVIAAVTGGIEEIGLPGGTVRAGPGSVVLINPEVAHTARAGVPEGWAYATLYPSRALIAEVAAEIGTLRGTPGFTADMVTDPQASRVITEVHRAAEAGNALAADTLLRGAVARMLTRHAGPLPARAVRRAGAADAERARAVLEERMGEPPSLEQLAAELGTSPFALLRAFRDRYGMPPHTWLTDARVRRARSLLDAGTPPAQAAVTVGFTDQPHLNRHFTRIVGVPPGAYRRERAAGRAPGPGNTR; encoded by the coding sequence ATGGGTACGGGGACCGGAGCGGCCGAGGGCGCCGCCGCCGAGGGCGGCCGGGAATGGGCACGGCACTGGCAGTACGCGCAGTTGCCCGGCCTGGACCTGCTGCGCGCCCACTACGTACGCCACACCTTCCCGCGCCACGCCCACGACGGCTACGTCATCGCGGCCGTCACCGGCGGCATCGAGGAGATCGGACTGCCCGGAGGAACCGTCCGTGCCGGCCCCGGCAGCGTGGTCCTGATCAACCCCGAGGTCGCGCACACCGCCCGCGCCGGGGTCCCCGAGGGCTGGGCCTACGCCACCCTCTACCCCTCCCGGGCGCTGATCGCCGAGGTCGCCGCCGAGATCGGCACCCTGCGCGGAACCCCCGGTTTCACCGCCGACATGGTCACCGACCCGCAGGCCTCCCGGGTCATCACCGAGGTCCACCGGGCCGCCGAGGCCGGCAACGCCCTGGCCGCCGACACCCTGCTGCGCGGCGCGGTGGCCCGGATGCTGACCCGGCACGCCGGGCCCCTGCCGGCCCGTGCGGTACGCCGCGCGGGCGCGGCCGACGCGGAGCGGGCCCGGGCCGTGCTCGAGGAGCGGATGGGCGAACCGCCTTCGCTGGAGCAGCTCGCGGCGGAGCTGGGCACCAGCCCGTTCGCCCTGCTGCGGGCCTTCCGGGACCGGTACGGCATGCCCCCGCACACCTGGCTGACGGACGCCCGGGTCCGGCGGGCGCGCAGCCTCCTGGACGCCGGAACCCCGCCGGCACAGGCGGCCGTCACCGTCGGGTTCACCGACCAGCCGCACCTGAACCGGCACTTCACCCGGATCGTGGGGGTCCCGCCGGGCGCCTATCGGCGGGAACGGGCCGCCGGCCGGGCCCCGGGCCCGGGGAACACCCGCTAG
- a CDS encoding DUF4037 domain-containing protein, with amino-acid sequence MYEMIKEMAGRLAAVPGVGGVMLGGSRARGEHRPESDWDLGVYYRGDALDLGALRALAGPDVEVSGPGGWGPWVNGGAWLKVDGVAVDWILRDLDRVERVWEDCREGRYEVGVQPGHPLGFWSPCYPGEVALGQVLADPSGELTALRARTSVYPEPLREALIAGAWEAEFLVAGAAKGAARADGLYVSLCLSRAFGILAQALFAADRRWCLNEKGALASAELLPSAPPGFGDRVRALLGAQGATAEALSATVEGARALIEETRAALTA; translated from the coding sequence ATGTACGAAATGATCAAGGAGATGGCCGGCCGGCTGGCCGCGGTACCCGGTGTCGGCGGAGTCATGCTCGGCGGCAGCCGGGCCCGCGGCGAGCACCGGCCCGAATCGGACTGGGACCTCGGCGTCTACTACCGCGGCGACGCCCTCGATCTCGGCGCGCTGCGCGCACTGGCCGGGCCCGACGTGGAGGTGTCCGGGCCGGGCGGCTGGGGCCCCTGGGTCAACGGCGGCGCCTGGCTGAAGGTCGACGGCGTCGCGGTGGACTGGATCCTGCGGGACCTGGACCGGGTCGAGCGGGTCTGGGAGGACTGCCGCGAGGGCCGCTACGAGGTGGGCGTGCAGCCGGGGCACCCGCTCGGCTTCTGGTCCCCCTGCTACCCCGGCGAGGTGGCCCTCGGCCAGGTCCTGGCCGACCCCTCCGGCGAGCTGACCGCGCTGCGCGCCCGCACTTCGGTGTATCCGGAGCCCCTGCGGGAGGCGCTGATCGCCGGGGCCTGGGAGGCGGAGTTCCTCGTCGCGGGCGCGGCGAAGGGCGCGGCCCGCGCGGACGGGCTCTACGTCTCTCTGTGCCTGTCCCGGGCGTTCGGAATCCTCGCCCAGGCCCTGTTCGCGGCGGACCGCCGCTGGTGCCTCAATGAGAAGGGCGCGCTGGCGTCCGCGGAACTCCTGCCTTCGGCTCCGCCGGGCTTCGGCGACCGCGTCCGCGCCCTGCTGGGCGCGCAGGGCGCCACCGCCGAAGCCCTTTCGGCAACGGTGGAAGGTGCCCGCGCCCTGATCGAGGAGACCCGCGCGGCGCTGACGGCCTAG
- a CDS encoding AzlC family ABC transporter permease: MVIREVPAGAAAKPRAAVVRDALGVGVAVGLSGFAFGVTAAGSGISTLQACVLSLLVFTGASQFALVGALAAGGNPFTAAAGAFFLGTRNAFYGLRLSQLLALPKGVRPFAAHWVIDETTAVALAQPDRRTARLGFTVTGLSLYVLWNLTTLLGALGAEAIGDTRAWGLDAAGPAVFLALLAPMLKTSTERAVAALALVLGLGLLPVLPAGVPVLVAALAAPVILWLKGRRS, from the coding sequence ATGGTGATAAGAGAAGTCCCCGCCGGGGCCGCGGCCAAGCCGCGCGCCGCCGTCGTCCGCGACGCGCTCGGCGTCGGGGTGGCGGTCGGGCTGTCCGGGTTCGCCTTCGGGGTGACGGCCGCCGGGTCCGGGATCAGCACCCTCCAGGCGTGCGTGCTCAGCCTGCTCGTCTTCACCGGAGCCTCGCAGTTCGCGCTGGTCGGGGCGCTGGCCGCAGGCGGGAACCCGTTCACCGCCGCCGCCGGGGCCTTCTTCCTGGGGACCCGCAACGCCTTCTACGGGCTGCGGCTGTCCCAGCTGCTCGCGCTCCCCAAGGGGGTCCGGCCCTTCGCCGCGCACTGGGTGATCGACGAGACCACCGCGGTGGCCCTCGCCCAGCCCGACCGCAGGACGGCCCGGCTCGGTTTCACCGTCACCGGACTCAGCCTCTACGTCCTGTGGAACCTCACCACCCTGCTGGGCGCGCTCGGCGCCGAAGCCATCGGGGACACCAGGGCCTGGGGGCTGGACGCGGCCGGACCCGCCGTGTTCCTCGCGCTGCTCGCGCCCATGCTGAAGACCTCCACCGAGCGGGCCGTCGCCGCGCTCGCCCTCGTCCTCGGGCTCGGACTGCTGCCGGTCCTGCCCGCCGGGGTGCCCGTGCTCGTCGCCGCGCTGGCCGCCCCCGTGATCCTCTGGCTGAAGGGACGCCGCTCATGA
- a CDS encoding AzlD domain-containing protein, translating to MNVWIAIGLTVLGCYAVKLAGLLVPAGALERPAVRQLSALLPVALLAALTAQQTFATGHELVLDARAAGLAAAGIALLLRAPFLVVVAAAVVVTAGLRALGG from the coding sequence ATGAACGTCTGGATCGCCATCGGACTCACCGTCCTCGGCTGCTACGCGGTCAAGCTCGCCGGACTGCTCGTCCCCGCCGGGGCCCTGGAACGGCCGGCCGTGCGCCAGCTGTCCGCGCTGCTCCCGGTCGCCCTGCTCGCCGCGCTCACCGCGCAGCAGACCTTCGCCACCGGGCACGAGCTCGTACTCGACGCCCGCGCCGCCGGTCTCGCGGCCGCCGGGATCGCGCTGCTGCTGCGGGCCCCGTTCCTCGTCGTGGTCGCGGCGGCCGTGGTGGTCACCGCGGGTCTGCGGGCCCTGGGAGGCTGA
- a CDS encoding DUF3046 domain-containing protein, whose amino-acid sequence MRLTIFWERMAEHFGAGYAESFARDHVMRELGGRTVHEALDAGWEAKDVWRAVCSAMDVPASLR is encoded by the coding sequence ATGCGGTTGACGATTTTCTGGGAACGGATGGCCGAGCACTTCGGCGCGGGCTACGCGGAGTCCTTCGCACGCGACCACGTGATGAGGGAACTCGGGGGCCGCACGGTCCACGAGGCGCTGGACGCCGGGTGGGAGGCCAAGGACGTGTGGCGCGCGGTGTGTTCGGCGATGGACGTGCCGGCCTCGCTGCGCTGA
- a CDS encoding AI-2E family transporter, whose product MPRWLPRAVVLVLALVACFQLGSWAFHQLIGLLVNILIAFFLALAIEPAVARMAARGMRRGLATFLVFLGVFVAAAGFVVLLGSMLAGQIVDLVEGFPGYLDSVIGSINDTFHTDLSRLDIQDSLLHSDWLQKYVQNSASGVLDVSATVLGGLFKLLTIGLFSFYFAADGPRLRRALCSVLPPAKQSEVLRAWEIAVTKTGGYLYSRGLMALVSGIAHYICFVVLDVPYAPALAVWVGLVSQFIPTIGTYLAGALPMLLAFSVSPWYALYVLGFVVVYQQFENYVLQPKLTAKTVDIHPAVAFGSVIAGTALLGAVGALIAIPAVATMQAFLGAYVKRYAVAEDGDGPVGGATSPRWRRVRIPGLR is encoded by the coding sequence ATGCCGCGCTGGCTGCCGCGCGCGGTGGTCCTCGTACTGGCCCTCGTGGCCTGCTTCCAGCTCGGCAGCTGGGCCTTCCACCAGCTGATCGGGCTGCTCGTCAACATCCTGATCGCGTTCTTCCTCGCGCTCGCGATCGAACCCGCCGTGGCCAGGATGGCGGCCCGCGGCATGCGCCGCGGGCTCGCCACCTTCCTGGTGTTCCTCGGGGTGTTCGTGGCGGCCGCGGGATTCGTCGTCCTGCTCGGCTCGATGCTCGCCGGGCAGATCGTCGACCTGGTGGAAGGGTTCCCGGGCTATCTGGACTCGGTGATCGGTTCGATCAACGACACCTTCCACACGGATCTGTCCCGGCTGGACATCCAGGACAGCCTGCTGCACTCCGACTGGCTCCAGAAGTACGTGCAGAACAGTGCCAGCGGGGTGCTCGACGTGTCCGCCACCGTGCTCGGCGGGCTCTTCAAGCTGCTGACGATCGGACTGTTCTCCTTCTACTTCGCCGCCGACGGGCCGCGGTTGCGGCGCGCGCTGTGCTCCGTACTCCCGCCGGCGAAGCAGTCGGAGGTGCTGCGGGCCTGGGAGATCGCCGTCACCAAGACGGGCGGCTACCTCTACTCGCGCGGACTGATGGCGCTGGTCTCCGGGATCGCGCACTACATCTGCTTCGTGGTGCTCGACGTGCCGTACGCGCCCGCGCTCGCGGTGTGGGTGGGGCTCGTATCGCAGTTCATCCCCACCATCGGCACCTACCTGGCGGGCGCGCTGCCGATGCTGCTGGCCTTCTCGGTCAGCCCCTGGTACGCGCTGTACGTGCTCGGATTCGTGGTGGTCTACCAGCAGTTCGAGAACTACGTCCTCCAGCCGAAGCTGACCGCGAAGACCGTGGACATCCATCCGGCGGTGGCCTTCGGATCGGTCATCGCCGGCACCGCGCTGCTGGGCGCGGTCGGGGCGCTCATCGCGATCCCGGCCGTCGCCACGATGCAGGCCTTCCTGGGCGCGTACGTGAAGCGGTACGCGGTGGCGGAGGACGGGGACGGTCCCGTGGGAGGTGCTACTTCTCCCCGGTGGCGCCGAGTACGGATTCCAGGGCTTCGGTGA
- a CDS encoding Clp protease N-terminal domain-containing protein gives MTNPSVEPVRMTNPVRLDELIEAIKKVHTDTLEQLSGAVVAAEALGEVADHLIGHFVDQARRSGASWTDIGRSMGVTRQAAQKRFVPKPDKAGEGNDLDASQGFARFTPRARNVVVTSQNEARSASSSEIGTAHLVLGLLADPESLAALALRAQGIALEDVRAAATAALPAAAAEMPALVPFDAAAKKALELTFREALRLGHAYVGTEHILLALLELEDGEGLLTSLGTDKAATEASVTEALESVLGATGEK, from the coding sequence ATGACGAACCCTTCGGTGGAACCCGTTCGCATGACCAATCCGGTACGCCTCGACGAGCTGATCGAGGCCATCAAGAAGGTCCACACCGACACCCTGGAGCAGCTCAGCGGCGCCGTCGTCGCCGCCGAGGCGCTCGGGGAGGTCGCGGACCACCTCATCGGCCACTTCGTCGACCAGGCCCGCCGCTCCGGCGCCTCCTGGACCGACATCGGCCGCAGCATGGGCGTCACCCGCCAGGCCGCCCAGAAGCGCTTCGTGCCCAAGCCCGACAAGGCCGGGGAGGGCAACGACCTCGACGCCTCGCAGGGCTTCGCCCGTTTCACCCCGCGCGCCCGCAACGTGGTCGTGACCTCCCAGAACGAGGCCCGCTCGGCCTCCAGCAGCGAGATCGGCACCGCGCACCTGGTCCTCGGCCTGCTCGCCGATCCCGAGTCCCTCGCCGCGCTCGCCCTGCGGGCGCAGGGCATCGCCCTGGAGGACGTCCGCGCGGCCGCGACCGCCGCCCTGCCGGCCGCCGCCGCGGAGATGCCCGCGCTCGTCCCCTTCGACGCCGCCGCCAAGAAGGCCCTCGAACTCACCTTCCGCGAGGCCCTGCGCCTGGGCCACGCCTACGTGGGCACCGAGCACATCCTGCTCGCCCTCCTCGAACTCGAGGACGGCGAGGGCCTGCTCACCTCCCTCGGCACCGACAAGGCCGCCACCGAGGCGAGCGTCACCGAAGCCCTGGAATCCGTACTCGGCGCCACCGGGGAGAAGTAG
- a CDS encoding 2'-5' RNA ligase family protein has translation MTDTFQAGQTALIVRIPEAEPVVGEWRDRLDHSARAGVPAHISVLYPFLDESRVTPSTLAALAALLHPLHAFDVRFERTGRFPGVLYLTPEPGDPLKHLTLAVAERWPEAPPYGGRYPGVVPHLTVAQRAQEATLDAVETDLRGRLPFTARVRSVDLVAFDGTAWREHTSFALREPQDEPEPEK, from the coding sequence ATGACAGACACGTTCCAGGCAGGCCAGACGGCGCTCATCGTGCGGATACCCGAGGCGGAGCCCGTGGTCGGCGAGTGGCGGGACCGGCTCGACCACTCCGCCCGGGCCGGGGTTCCCGCACACATCAGCGTCCTCTACCCGTTCCTCGACGAGAGCCGCGTCACCCCCTCCACCCTCGCCGCGCTCGCCGCACTCCTGCACCCCCTGCACGCCTTCGACGTCCGCTTCGAGCGGACCGGCCGCTTCCCCGGGGTCCTCTACCTCACCCCCGAGCCCGGCGACCCGCTAAAGCACCTGACCCTGGCGGTCGCCGAGCGCTGGCCGGAGGCGCCGCCCTACGGCGGCCGGTACCCCGGGGTGGTCCCGCACCTCACCGTGGCCCAGCGGGCCCAGGAGGCGACCCTGGACGCCGTCGAGACCGACCTCCGCGGCCGGCTCCCCTTCACCGCCCGCGTCCGCTCGGTGGACCTGGTGGCCTTCGACGGCACGGCCTGGCGCGAGCACACCTCGTTCGCGCTGCGGGAGCCCCAGGACGAACCGGAGCCGGAGAAGTGA
- the recA gene encoding recombinase RecA, with amino-acid sequence MAGNDREKALDAALAQIERQFGKGAVMRLGDKPNEPIEVISTGSTALDIALGVGGLPRGRVVEVYGPESSGKTTLTLHAVANAQKAGGTVAFVDAEHALDPEYAKALGVDTDNLILSQPDTGEQALEIVDMLVRSGAIDLIVIDSVAALVPRAEIEGEMGDSHVGLQARLMSQALRKITGALSQSKTTAIFINQLREKIGVMFGSPETTTGGRALKFYASVRLDIRRIETLKDGTEAVGNRTRVKVVKNKVAPPFKQAEFDILYGQGISREGGLIDMGVEHGFVRKAGAWYTYEGDQLGQGKENARNFLKDNPDLANEIERKIKEKLGVGVRKDAAVTAEAGADAAAETPAVPAPASKAKTTAKAAVAKS; translated from the coding sequence ATGGCAGGCAACGACCGCGAGAAGGCTCTCGACGCCGCGCTCGCACAGATTGAACGGCAATTCGGCAAGGGTGCCGTGATGCGGCTCGGCGACAAGCCGAACGAACCCATCGAGGTCATCTCCACCGGCTCGACCGCGCTGGACATCGCGCTCGGCGTCGGCGGGCTGCCCCGCGGCCGTGTGGTCGAGGTGTACGGACCGGAGTCCTCCGGTAAGACGACCCTGACCCTCCACGCCGTGGCCAACGCGCAGAAGGCCGGCGGCACCGTCGCCTTCGTGGACGCCGAGCACGCGCTCGACCCCGAGTACGCCAAGGCCCTCGGTGTGGACACCGACAACCTCATCCTGTCCCAGCCGGACACCGGCGAGCAGGCGCTGGAGATCGTGGACATGCTGGTCCGCTCCGGTGCGATCGACCTGATCGTCATCGACTCCGTCGCGGCGCTCGTGCCGCGCGCGGAAATCGAGGGTGAGATGGGCGACTCGCACGTGGGTCTCCAGGCCCGTCTGATGAGCCAGGCCCTCCGGAAGATCACCGGTGCGCTCAGCCAGTCCAAGACCACCGCGATCTTCATCAACCAGCTCCGCGAGAAGATCGGTGTGATGTTCGGCTCGCCGGAGACCACGACCGGTGGCCGCGCGCTGAAGTTCTACGCCTCCGTGCGCCTCGACATCCGGCGCATCGAGACCCTGAAGGACGGCACGGAAGCGGTCGGCAACCGCACCCGCGTCAAGGTCGTCAAGAACAAGGTCGCGCCGCCCTTCAAGCAGGCCGAGTTCGACATCCTCTACGGCCAGGGCATCAGCCGCGAGGGCGGCCTGATCGACATGGGCGTGGAGCACGGCTTCGTGCGCAAGGCCGGCGCCTGGTACACGTACGAGGGCGACCAGCTCGGCCAGGGCAAGGAGAACGCCCGCAACTTCCTCAAGGACAACCCCGACCTCGCCAACGAGATCGAGCGGAAGATCAAGGAGAAGCTGGGCGTCGGTGTCCGCAAGGACGCTGCCGTCACCGCCGAGGCCGGCGCGGACGCCGCCGCCGAGACCCCGGCCGTGCCCGCTCCCGCCTCGAAGGCCAAGACGACGGCCAAGGCCGCCGTCGCCAAGAGCTGA
- the recX gene encoding recombination regulator RecX, translating into MWEQERGGADGAEGRRTGGRQGRREGGGRGGRRPEGGREDRPELPPQSPEEQARAICLRLLTGMPRTRRQLADALAKRDIPEEVSEQVLSRFEEVGLIDDAAFAGAWVESRHRGRGLARRALAQELRTKGVDPTLVQEALEQLDSDQEEETARELVERKLRSTRGLERDKRLRRLAGMLARKGYPEGMALRVVRRALEAEGAEDLDGEDLGYPGYSGG; encoded by the coding sequence GTGTGGGAGCAGGAAAGGGGCGGCGCGGACGGCGCTGAAGGCCGCCGTACGGGCGGTCGGCAAGGCCGCCGTGAAGGCGGCGGCCGGGGTGGCCGCCGCCCCGAGGGCGGCAGGGAAGACCGTCCGGAGCTGCCGCCCCAGAGCCCCGAGGAGCAGGCGCGGGCGATCTGTCTGCGTCTGCTCACCGGGATGCCGCGCACCCGGCGGCAGCTCGCGGATGCCCTGGCCAAGCGGGACATCCCCGAGGAGGTGTCGGAGCAGGTCCTCTCCCGGTTCGAGGAGGTGGGCCTGATCGACGACGCCGCCTTCGCCGGTGCCTGGGTCGAGTCCCGGCACCGCGGCCGGGGCCTGGCCCGCCGGGCGCTCGCCCAGGAGCTGCGGACCAAAGGGGTGGACCCCACCCTCGTACAGGAGGCCCTGGAACAGCTGGACTCCGACCAGGAGGAGGAGACCGCCCGGGAGCTCGTGGAGCGCAAGCTCCGCTCCACCCGGGGCCTGGAGCGCGACAAGCGGCTCCGGCGGCTCGCCGGGATGCTCGCCCGCAAGGGATACCCGGAGGGCATGGCCCTGCGGGTGGTCCGCCGCGCCCTGGAGGCGGAGGGCGCCGAGGACCTCGACGGCGAGGACCTGGGCTACCCGGGGTACTCGGGGGGCTGA
- a CDS encoding FtsX-like permease family protein — translation MMLRYALQTVRDRKAGFLGAFVALLCAAALVTACGTLLETGLRGKIATERYAGAPVVVSADQNVHRTTVKEKKGKSKTKHKAKPVAERAWLPAVTVDTVRAVPGVAQAVPELTFRAAALVKGAGAKPSYGHAWTSAALTPFTLAQGRAPQGAAEVVVDRELAARAALKPGSELTVQSTGEPSTYKVSGIAATAGGSLAHQSALFFSDAEAQRLAARDGQVSAIGVRPEPGVDAGALADRVRQALHGTTAQVASGDERGPVEFLDAAGARIKLVSMGGAMGGTSLLVAILVVTGTFALSIQQRHRELALLRAIAATPRQLRRMIGREALLVGLAAGVAGALAGLPLAAWLHGRFVDSGVVPVTLERTAGIFPMIAAVGASLLGAWAAARITARRIARIRPAEALAEAAVERRRPWARTVAGVLLLAAGAVLVAVLSTLRTEPASTPVTFLAVVVLAGAVSLLGPFIVRGAAALLAGPLRAAGPGGHLATANLRGNATRMASAVTPLTLLIGMACTVLFVTPTLGDAARAQARDGVRAEWVLAGRGPGVSHGAAERLRGTPGVSAVTEIVNTSVRVGLTKYAAQGVTPAGLDRTWDPGVSGGSLTGFGDASVAVSELAADQLGLKPGSPLALTLGDGTPVTLTVAAVYGRGLGFGDVTLPHALVAAHVDDPLASSVLVAGTAGRDALASAVREYPGVAVLSAADADGAREERQAAGAEINLLAMGLVLAFTAIAVANTLAMSTGERLREFAMLRLTGATRRQVRGMLRVEALAVLLMGAALGSGIALAVLTAFSVGMTGVAAPVVLPLAYGVVVAGAGLLALCATSLPGRLALRVRPVDVAAAKG, via the coding sequence ATGATGCTGCGCTACGCACTCCAGACCGTCAGGGACCGCAAAGCCGGTTTCCTCGGAGCCTTCGTCGCCCTGTTGTGCGCGGCGGCCCTCGTCACCGCCTGCGGCACCCTCCTGGAGACGGGACTCCGCGGAAAGATCGCCACCGAGCGCTACGCGGGCGCCCCGGTCGTCGTCTCCGCCGACCAGAACGTCCACCGGACGACGGTCAAGGAGAAGAAGGGCAAGAGCAAGACGAAGCACAAGGCCAAGCCCGTCGCCGAGCGGGCCTGGCTGCCGGCCGTCACCGTGGACACCGTCCGCGCGGTGCCCGGCGTGGCGCAGGCCGTCCCCGAGCTCACCTTCCGGGCCGCGGCGCTGGTCAAGGGCGCGGGCGCGAAGCCCTCGTACGGGCACGCCTGGACCTCGGCCGCGCTCACCCCCTTCACGCTCGCCCAGGGCAGGGCCCCCCAGGGCGCCGCCGAGGTGGTCGTCGACCGCGAACTCGCCGCCCGCGCGGCCCTGAAGCCCGGCTCGGAGCTCACCGTGCAGTCCACCGGCGAGCCCAGTACGTACAAGGTCAGCGGGATCGCCGCCACGGCCGGCGGCAGCCTGGCGCACCAGAGCGCACTGTTCTTCAGCGACGCCGAAGCGCAGCGGCTCGCCGCCCGCGACGGGCAGGTCAGCGCCATCGGGGTGCGCCCCGAACCCGGGGTCGATGCCGGAGCACTCGCGGACCGGGTCCGCCAGGCGCTCCACGGCACCACCGCGCAGGTCGCCTCGGGCGACGAGCGGGGCCCCGTGGAGTTCCTCGACGCGGCCGGCGCCCGCATCAAGCTGGTCTCCATGGGCGGCGCGATGGGCGGAACCTCCCTCCTCGTGGCGATCCTCGTGGTCACCGGAACCTTCGCCCTGTCGATCCAGCAGCGCCACCGCGAGCTCGCCCTGCTCCGAGCCATCGCCGCCACGCCCCGCCAGCTGCGCCGCATGATCGGCCGCGAGGCGCTGCTCGTCGGCCTGGCCGCCGGGGTGGCCGGAGCGCTTGCCGGGCTGCCGCTCGCCGCCTGGCTGCACGGCCGGTTCGTGGACAGCGGGGTGGTGCCCGTCACCCTGGAGCGCACCGCCGGGATCTTCCCGATGATCGCCGCCGTCGGCGCGAGCCTGCTCGGCGCCTGGGCCGCGGCCCGGATCACCGCGCGGCGCATCGCCCGGATCCGTCCCGCCGAGGCGCTCGCCGAAGCCGCGGTCGAGCGGCGCCGGCCGTGGGCGCGGACCGTGGCCGGGGTGCTGCTGCTGGCCGCCGGAGCGGTCCTGGTCGCCGTGCTGAGCACGCTGCGCACCGAGCCGGCGTCCACACCGGTCACCTTCCTCGCCGTCGTGGTCCTCGCCGGAGCGGTCTCGCTGCTGGGCCCGTTCATCGTCAGGGGCGCGGCCGCGCTGCTCGCCGGACCGCTGCGCGCGGCCGGTCCGGGCGGGCACCTGGCCACCGCGAACCTGCGCGGCAACGCCACCCGGATGGCCTCCGCCGTCACCCCGCTCACGCTGCTGATCGGGATGGCCTGCACCGTGCTCTTCGTCACCCCGACCCTCGGCGACGCGGCGCGGGCGCAGGCCCGTGACGGGGTGCGGGCCGAGTGGGTGCTCGCCGGGCGGGGCCCGGGGGTCTCCCACGGCGCGGCCGAGCGGCTCCGCGGGACCCCCGGGGTCTCGGCGGTCACGGAGATCGTGAACACGTCGGTGCGGGTGGGGCTGACGAAGTACGCGGCGCAGGGCGTGACCCCGGCCGGCCTGGACCGGACCTGGGACCCGGGCGTGAGCGGCGGAAGCCTGACGGGCTTCGGGGACGCGAGCGTCGCGGTCAGCGAACTGGCCGCCGACCAGCTGGGGCTGAAGCCGGGGAGCCCGCTGGCGCTGACCCTGGGCGACGGAACGCCGGTCACCCTCACCGTCGCCGCGGTGTACGGGCGGGGACTGGGCTTCGGCGACGTGACGCTGCCGCACGCTCTGGTGGCCGCGCACGTGGACGATCCGCTGGCTTCGTCCGTGCTGGTGGCGGGCACCGCCGGGCGGGACGCGCTGGCCTCGGCCGTACGGGAGTACCCGGGCGTGGCGGTGCTGTCGGCGGCCGACGCGGACGGGGCGCGGGAGGAGCGGCAGGCCGCGGGGGCGGAGATCAACCTGCTGGCGATGGGCCTGGTCCTGGCCTTCACCGCGATCGCGGTGGCGAACACGCTGGCGATGTCCACGGGGGAGCGGCTGCGGGAGTTCGCGATGCTCCGCCTGACGGGTGCCACCCGGCGGCAGGTGCGGGGGATGCTGCGGGTGGAGGCGCTGGCGGTGCTCCTGATGGGGGCGGCGCTGGGTTCGGGGATCGCGCTGGCGGTGCTGACCGCGTTCAGCGTGGGCATGACGGGGGTGGCCGCGCCGGTGGTGCTTCCGCTGGCGTACGGGGTGGTGGTCGCCGGGGCGGGCCTGCTGGCCCTGTGCGCGACCTCGCTCCCGGGCCGACTGGCCCTGCGGGTCCGGCCGGTGGACGTGGCGGCCGCGAAGGGCTAG
- a CDS encoding rhodanese-like domain-containing protein, which produces MAVSGIDALVDRLRTTYTRVDPAEAHAESLTGALLVDIRYQALRERDGLIPGALVIERNELEWRLDPEGSHRLPQATDHGVRIVVICNEGYASTLAAASLHALELRNATDLTGGFQAWRAAGLPVTPPSS; this is translated from the coding sequence CTGGCAGTGAGCGGCATCGACGCCCTCGTGGACCGGCTGCGCACCACGTACACCCGCGTGGACCCGGCCGAGGCGCACGCCGAGTCCCTGACCGGGGCGCTCCTGGTCGACATCCGCTACCAGGCCCTGCGCGAGCGGGACGGGCTGATCCCGGGCGCCCTGGTGATCGAGCGCAACGAACTGGAATGGCGCCTGGACCCCGAGGGCTCCCACCGCCTCCCCCAGGCCACGGACCACGGGGTCCGCATCGTCGTGATCTGCAACGAGGGCTACGCCTCCACCCTCGCGGCGGCCTCCCTCCACGCGCTGGAGCTCCGCAACGCGACGGACCTGACGGGGGGCTTCCAGGCGTGGCGCGCGGCGGGCCTGCCGGTGACACCGCCGTCTTCTTGA